The Planctomicrobium piriforme nucleotide sequence CCTCAGCATACCGCACCGTCCGATCACCGCCAGCGTTCGGCCGCCCGTTGCGCCAGCTTGACCAGCGAACGGCGGTAGTCGGCTTGCGTGGCCGTGGCGGTCTCGCGACCTGGAATCAGAATGAAATCGATCCCCACCGGCAGGTGGTGTTGCTCAAGTCGAAACGCTTCTCGAAGCAGCCGTCGCAGCCGGTGACGCTTCACCGAGTTGCCATGCCGGCGCGAGACGCTCAACCCGATCCGCGGGTGCGGCAGGTCGTTCGGCGCGGCGAAGATCAACATGACGGGATCAGAAAATCGGGCCTTCTGCGCATAGATGCGTTCGAAATCGAGCGAACTGCGAATCCGGAAGTGCGGCGGAAATGTCAGCCGCGGCGTTTCCGCGAGCGGTGAATGTTCCTCATTCTGAGCATTCACGACCGGCGGCTCCGAAGGTTTGTGACACCTGTCCGATGGCCGGAAATGCCGCACCGACTTCTTCTGCAATCCGCCGCATGTACGTTTGCTCGAAGTACTCTGCCTGTTGATCCGACCAGCGTTCCTTCGTGGCCTGCCAGGCGACTTGCAGATCTTCGAGCGCCTCCTGAATGCGACCAGCACCCGATTGCAGATTCGAAGCACGCATGGCAGTCTCCTTCAAGTCTCAAACGACGGCACTTCAGATTGTTCCACCGTCTACTTAGCGGGCTGTTTGGATTTCGGAGCACGCCACTGCCGTCCGGTGCGTGTCAGCAGGTCGGCGGACGCCTTGGGTCCCCAGGTGCCGGCGGGATACAAAATTGGATGATGATCGGCGTGCGACCACCATTTCAGAATCGGGTCGACGAAGGCCCAGGCCGCTTCGAGTTCATCGCTGCGGGTGAACAGGGTCGAGTCGCCGCGAATGACATCAAGCAGCAGTCGTTCGTAGGCCTCGGGCAATTGCGTTTCGAATTCATCGAAATTGAAGTCCATGTCTACCGGCTGCAACTGGTACTGCATGCCGG carries:
- the rnpA gene encoding ribonuclease P protein component codes for the protein MNAQNEEHSPLAETPRLTFPPHFRIRSSLDFERIYAQKARFSDPVMLIFAAPNDLPHPRIGLSVSRRHGNSVKRHRLRRLLREAFRLEQHHLPVGIDFILIPGRETATATQADYRRSLVKLAQRAAERWR